A portion of the Podospora pseudoanserina strain CBS 124.78 chromosome 2, whole genome shotgun sequence genome contains these proteins:
- the cdc1 gene encoding DNA polymerase delta small subunit Cdc1 (COG:L; EggNog:ENOG503NVJ1; BUSCO:EOG09263CUU), protein MVKLEDIAGLGLLQAPPKTDSKNTDLERAPSNYKSLNTFALPKARQYQQQFADIYFLRLTKIKPAVEQIAHEAWDDTVLGGENANKVERVLDVRQGELCWVAGTVYMDMPLKPSILEDVSKDRWISAPTSVGHYYSEDGKDQVMLEDDSGRIRLVGEPLKNYFLVTGCIIAVMGTENANGEFEVIDLKFADLPPQPPRWALSDKKPKSEDVSMVDVGSPSKKIAIISGLEFSGFSTAYSAELKVLREFLAAQALDPETQSNEQSKISRLIIAGNSIAEASSSDPHSNNPNTKTHAKKYGYDASSYNPAPSQLLDSFLNELLPSLPITLLPGANDPANVSYPQQPIHSAMFPESRYYGPTPTHPDQAGWLDATTNPFESEIEGWRVLGTSGQNLDDICKYMEDPDRLGLMEAMCRWRCSAPTAPDTLWSYPFQDDEPFVMKECPHLYFVGSQPKFGSKVIEGPDGQMVRLVLVPKFSETKEVVLVDTETLDVSLVRLSTAS, encoded by the exons ATGGTGAAGCTCGAAGATATTGCCGGTCTCGGTCTGCTACAGGCACCACCAAA AACCGACTCCAAGAACACCGACCTGGAGAGAGCCCCTTCCAACTACAAGTCACTCAATACATTTGCGCTGCCCAAAGCCCGACAATACCAACAACAGTTTGCCGATATATACTTCCTACGCCTGACCAAGATCAAACCTGCTGTGGAACAGATCGCTCACGAAGCATGGGATGATACAGTGCTGGGAGGTGAAAATGCAAACAAGGTCGAGCGGGTTCTCGATGTGCGCCAGGGAGAGCTGTGCTGGGTGGCAGGGACGGTCTACATGGACATGCCCCTGAAGCCAAGTATTCTCGAGGACGTGTCCAAAGAC CGCTGGATTTCAGCCCCGACCTCTGTCGGCCACTACTACTCGGAAGATGGCAAGGACCAAGTCATGCTCGAAGACGACTCCGGTCGCATCAGACTCGTTGGCGAACCCCTCAAGAACTACTTCTTGGTGACTGGCTgcatcatcgccgtcatGGGCACGGAGAATGCCAACGGTGAATTCGAAGTGATTGATCTCAAGTTTGCCGAccttccaccacaaccaccacggTGGGCCCTGTCCGACAAGAAACCCAAATCTGAAGATGTCTCcatggttgatgttggttCTCCCTCCAAAAAGATCGCCATCATATCAGGCCTTGAGTTCTCGGGATTTTCTACAGCCTACAGTGCCGAATTGAAAGTCCTGAGAGAATTCCTTGCTGCCCAAGCCCTCGACCCAGAGACACAATCCAACGAGCAATCCAAGATCTCTCGCCTGATAATAGCAGGCAACTCCATTGCCGAAGCCAGTTCCTCAGACCCTcactccaacaaccccaacaccaagacacACGCCAAGAAATACGGCTACGACGCCTCCTCATACAATCCCGCCCCGTCGCAACTTCTCGACTCCTTCCTCAACGAGCTTCTCCCTAGCTTACCAATAACCCTGCTCCCTGGCGCCAACGACCCCGCCAACGTCTCTtatcctcaacaaccaatcCACTCTGCCATGTTCCCCGAGTCCAGGTATTATGGCCCAACACCTACCCATCCTGATCAGGCAGGGTGGCTAGAcgcaacaaccaacccattCGAATCAGAAATTGAAGGCTGGCGCGTGCTGGGCACTTCTGGTCAGAATCTGGATGACATCTGCAAGTACATGGAGGACCCAGATCGCCTCGGCCTGATGGAGGCCATGTGCAGGTGGAGGTGTTCTGCCCCTACCGCCCCAGATACACTCTGGTCATATCCATTCCAGGATGACGAGCCATTCGTCATGAAGGAGTGCCCACACTTGTACTTTGTGGGTTCGCAGCCAAAGTTTGGCAGCAAGGTCATTGAGGGGCCAGACGGGCAGATGGTcaggttggttttggtgccAAAGTTTAGTGAGACGAAAGAGGTGGTCTTGGTTGATACCGAGACGTTGGACGTAAGTTTGGTCAGACTTTCGACCGCATCGTGA
- the GNT1 gene encoding N-acetylglucosaminyltransferase (EggNog:ENOG503NYY8; COG:G; CAZy:GT8) gives MLLSRRIITLTAVLGFIVVVSFFTVKYDGHVALESAARSLTGQKKKPAFSTIQNVVYNRTRVQEEAKFAYVQYTTDLDYLCNAMINFSRLKEFNTKHQLALIYPDTWNSEGKSAVSARRFRIMNKIRTEYPHINLHPSPVLQLPNGDATWGASITKFHAFSLVGYTRVLAFDSDTLVLNNMDHYFEAPRAVLAVPRAYWLGDLRNTSLSINEQILGSHVMLLEPNTRRHDRIVKDAMDSGEFDMEVVNRLFKGSAMILPHRGLALLTGEFRSKDHSRYLVGEGEDGEDGEQWDAVAEVKRSFLVHFSDWPLPKPWMFHTDRQWRDALPSCEEAEKEERRRKRRGRGEDDCPDKLVWRGFYEEYDRERRAKCGFIDE, from the exons AtgctcctctcccgccgaatcatcaccctcacagCCGTCCTCGGCTTCATCGTCGTTGTCTCGTTCTTTACAGTCAAATACGACGGCCATGTCGCCCTGGAATCAGCGGCAAGGTCGCTGACGGggcagaaaaagaaacctGCGTTTTCAACGATACAGAACGTGGTCTACAACCGGACAAGAGTGCAAGAGGAGGCCAAGTTTGCCTATGTGCAGTACACCACCGATCTGGATTACCTCTGCAATGCC ATGATCAACTTCTCCCGACTAAAAGAATTCAACACAAAACACCAGCTCGCACTGATCTACCCCGACACATGGAACTCCGAGGGCAAATCAGCCGTCTCCGCGAGGCGATTCCGCATCATGAACAAGATCAGAACCGAATACCCGCACATCAACCtgcacccctcccccgtgCTGCAGCTCCCAAACGGTGATGCCACCTGGGGAGCTTCCATCACAAAGTTCCACGCCTTCTCCCTGGTCGGCTACACTCGCGTATTGGCATTTGATTCAGACACGCTAGTGCTGAACAACATGGACCACTACTTCGAGGCGCCGAGGGCGGTTCTTGCCGTGCCGAGGGCGTATTGGTTGGGGGATCTGAGGAATACTTCTCTCTCCATCAACGAGCAGATTCTGGGATCGCATGTCATGTTGTTGGAGCCGAACACCAGGCGCCATGACAGGATCGTCAAGGACGCCATGGACTCGGGAGAGTTTGAcatggaggtggtgaacagGCTGTTTAAGGGCTCGGCGATGATCCTGCCGCACCGGGGACTGGCTTTGCTGACGGGGGAGTTCAGATCAAAGGACCATTCGAGGTACCTGGtcggtgaaggggaggatggggaggatggggagcaGTGGGACGCGGTTGCGGAGGTCAAAAGAAGCTTTCTGGTCCATTTTAGCGACTGGCCGTTGCCAAAGCCCTGGATGTTCCATACTGATCGGCAGTGGAGGGATGCGCTGCCGAGCTgtgaggaggcggagaaggaggagaggaggagaaaaagaaggggaaggggggaggacgacTGCCCTGACAAGCTGGTCTGGAGGGGGTTCTATGAGGAGTATGaccgggagaggagggcaaaGTGCGGGTTCATTGATGAGTGA